GCCTAGCGGTCGCGGTCGTGACCCAAGACAAGGGCCTTGACGAACCGGAAGCCGACGTCGTGGTGATCGCGATGGGTCGCTACGGCGGGGAAGAGATGGGGTACACGTCCGACGCCGACGTCCAGTTCGTGTTCGAGGCTCGCGAAGGAGCCCAGGACGCGGCTGGCTTCGCTGTGGCGGTCGCGACGAAACTGAGGGACTTGCTCCAACGGCCCAATCAGCAGGCTCCACTGGCCGTCGACGCCGACTTGCGTCCCGAGGGCAAGAACGGGCCGCTTGTGCGTTCCTTCGAGTCGATGATCGAGTACTACCGCCGGTGGTCCGACCCGTGGGAGATTCAAGCGCTGTTGCGCGCTCGCCCCGTCGCCGGCCCCCCCGAATTGCGTCAGCGCTGTGCGGAGGCCATCGACGCCGAGAGGTATCGCCACGAGGTGACGGACGACGCGCTGCGGCAAATGCGTACCCTGAAGGCCCGCATGGAAGCCGAGCGCCTGCCGCGAGGCATCGACCCCAGGCGTCACCTCAAGCTCGGTCCTGGCGGCCTGTCCGATGTGGAATGGACGACCCAGTTGCTGCAGTTGCGCCACGGCCACGCAGTCCCTGGCTTGCGTACCACCCGCACGCTGGAGGCCATACAAGCCGCCCAAGAGGCTCAAGTTCTCGGAGCGCACGACGGCCTTGTGCTCACTCTCGCGTGGCGTCTGGCTACCGATCTGCGCGGCGCGATCGCGCTCAGGGGCACCTCGGGGGACAGCGATGTCCTGCCTGGCGACATCGGCGAACTCACCGTCCTGTCATCCATCCTTGGTGGGGGCGAGACCGGCCAAGAGCTTGACGAGCGTTACGCGCGCACGTCCAGGCGTGCGCGCGCCGTGACGGAACGGGTGTTCTTCGGCTGGGAGGCGGGGGCATGAGGGCGCTACGGACTCTCGCGTCTGCTCTTGCGATCCTCGCAGGCGCAACCTTGGTGGTGCTGTGGCTGCTGTCGTGGATGACTATCAAGGCCATCGAGGACGGCGCGGCGACCGAGAGCATCGTGCTGGTGGCGCTGAAGAATCCAGAGGTGACGGGCAAGATCGGCACCGAGATGAGGGACAGGGCCTTTGACGCTCTTGCGAATCAAGGCGTCGACCTTGAGGTGTGGGGTCTCGGCGACACCGCGGCCGAGAGCATCACGTCGCTCGTTGAGACGGAAGAGTTCCGCGACAGCGTGCTCGAACAGATGGAGTCCGCCAGGGGTCAGTTGCACGATGCCTTGACCGATGCCGAGCGGGAGCCGGGGCCCTTCGCCGTCGCTTTTGACACGAGCGACGTGATCAACGACAGGATCGATCAGATCGCGGTCGTGGGTTCCGAACTGCCCGAACTGTCAGTGGCTCCGCTGCGCATCGAGATCGTGTCGGCCGAGACCTTTGAGAAGGCGCGCACCGGGTACGAACGAGTGGAGTTCGCCGAGCGCTACTTCTTGTGGGCGGGTCTCGCTCTCATCGTGCTCGGCATGATCGTGTCGACGCGCAAGCGCTTTGTGATCGCCAAGTTCCTCGCAGCCGTAGGCGTGTTCTCGCTGGGCGCCTACGCTGCGCTTGCATGGATGGGACCGGACAGGATCGCGTCGTGGCTACCGGGAGGAGACGACGGTGGCTGGGCGCGCGTGCTCGGCGATGTGGTGGCAGAAGAAGCGTTGCCGTCGCTGACGGGAAGGTTGCTGTTGGCAGCGGCAATTGCCCTCACAGGAGCTGCGGTCGCCACTGGTATCGGCATGCTCGCTGGTGGGCCGCGCCGCTGAACCGACCGCCGCTACTGCACGCCTGCGCGCCGCTGCAGTTGCCTAACGGCCTGCCCTGCCACCAGGGGAATGAGGCTCATGATCAGCACAAGACCCCACGCCTCGCCGCTCAGCATGTGAGTCTGCAACACATCCGACAACACGGGCACGTATACCGCCGCGACCAGCAGGACGATGCACAACGCGATCGCCCCCCACACCCACGGGTTGCGAGTGATCTCGTTGCGGAGCACCTTGGAGCCGGGGCTTCGCAGAGCGAACGTGAACCATAGCTTGCTGAAGGCGAGCGTGAGGAAGGACACGGTGACAGCCTCCGTGGCGCTCATGCCGAGCCAGTGCTGAGCCAGGAGTAGCCCCGCGAGCACGGAAGCAGCCACCACGGCCGCAAAGCCGATGATCTCCCGCCAGTTTCGCCGGTTGAGTACCGACTCCTGCGGGTCTCGCGGCGGCTGCTTCATCTCTTGGCCGCTACCTGGCCCCACGCCGAGTGCGAGGGCGGGGAAGACGTCGGTGACCACATTGAGATACAGAATCTGCAGGGGCAGGAGCGGAAGCGGCCAGCCGGCCACGGTGGCCGCGGTGACCGCGAGCACCTCGGCCACGTTCGTGGTCAACATGAAGATGACCGATTTGCGGATGTTTCCAAACACGACCCTGCCGTGCTCGACGGCCGCAACGATGGAATTGAAGGCATCGTCGAGCAGCACCATGTCGGCAGCCTGCTTGGCCGCCTCGGTGCCACGCATCCCCATTGCCACGCCGATGTCGGCCTTCTTGAGCGCGGGCGCGTCGTTCACGCCGTCGCCCGTCATCGCGACGATCTCGCCGTTGTCTTGATACCGCTGGACCAAAGTGAGCTTCTGCTCAGGACTGACGCGGGAGAAGACGTTGACCTCAAGAACGCGTGCGTGGTCGACATCCCTGTCGGCCTCAAGGTCCTTGCCGAGCATGACTGCGGCCTCTGGGTCACCCTCGTCACCCACGATGCCCACTGCATGCGCGATCGCGAGGGCGGTGGGAGCCTGGTCACCCGTGACCATCTCGACCCGAATTCCCGCCGACTGGCACTTGTCGATCGCGTCCTTCACGCCATCGCGGGGCGGGTCGAGAAGCCCCACGAGCCCGAGGAAGCGCAGTCCTTCATAGGGACTCACGTCATCGGAGTCCGCCTGCTTGTCGGCCATGGCCAGGATGCGCAGTCCTTCCCCTGCAAGTGCCTCGGCGCGGGAGGCCCACTCCTGGCGCTTATCTTCGTCGAGGTCCTCAGAGCCGTTGTCTGCATCCGCACCCCGGATGGCCGAGCACGCCTTCAGTACCTCTGCAGGCGCTCCCTTGACCGCTACCAGAACGCCGGAGTCCTCCTCGTGGAAAGTGGCCATCATCTTCACTCGAGGGTCGAAATCCTCGATCCTGGTCTGCAGGCGGTGCTCCAGCACGTCCGATCGGTCGATGCCCAACGTCGCGCCAGCGGAGAGCAGCGCCACCTCCGTCGGGTCGCCGACCGCGTCGTCGTCCTCGCCAGTGGCAAGCCTGGCGCTGTTGCAGAGCACGCCTACGGTCAGGAGGTGCTTGGTCGCTTCGTCGGCCTCTGAGTCAGCCCCGTCGTCGTCGAAAGTGAATGCTCCCATGGGTGTCTCGACGGCGCGCAGTGTCATGCGGTTCTCGGTGAGCGTGCCCGTCTTGTCGGTGAGAATCACCCTGGTCGCGCCGAGCGTCTCGACCGCCGTGAGTCGATTGATGAGCGCATTGCGCTTGGCCATCCGGTACATGCCGCGCGCGAGCGCAATGGTCGCAACAATCGGCAGACCTTCCGGGATCGCCGCGATGCCAAGGGCGAGGGACGTCTCGATGACGAGCGTCGTGTCTTGCTGACGCACCAGAACTCCGATGGCGGCCACCAACACGGCGATAGCCATGGTGAGAAGCGCCAAGCGGCGCCCCAACTGGTCGAGGCGCCGTTGAAGCGGTGTGGCGCTGGCCTCTGCGCTGTCCGCCAGCTCGGAGATGCGGCCCAACTCGGTGTCCACACCGGTCGCGACGGTGACCCCGACCGCACTGCCGTCGGCCACGGTCGTGCCCTTGAAGAGTAGGTCGACCCTGTCCGCGAGTTGAGCGTCCTCTTCCACGGCGTCTGCGGTCTTGTTCACCGGTACCGACTCGCCCGTCAGCGGCGCCTCATTGACTCTCAGGCGGTCCGCACTCACCACCCTGAGGTCGGCAGGAATGAGGTCACCTGCCTCGACAATCACGATGTCTCCAGGGACCAACTGGGGGGCGTCAATCTGCTGATCGGAGCCTTCCCGTCTCACCGTGGTGGAGTGCTCGCCCATCTCCCTTAGCGCGGACATGGAGCGAACGGCCTTCCATTCGCTCACAAAGCCGATCGCGGTGTTGACGGCGATCACCGCGCTGACGGCGATGCCTTCTGGCCAGCGCGCCGTCGCAAAGGCGAGGATTGCGGCGCCAGCCAGCAGGTAGACGACGATGCTGCGAAGTTGCTCGACGAGGATGCTCCACCACGGACGCGACTCGGCCGCCTTCAGTTGATTCGGGCCGTGTTCGCGTAGCCGGTCCGCCGCCTGAGCGTCGCTGAGCCCTTGATCGGGATCCACGTCCCAGTGATCGAGGGTCGCTTCGATAGTTTCGGCGTGCCAACTCGTCATCGAAACTCGCTTCCCCTTGAGGGGCGCATGCCCCGACGGCAACGGCGCGACCGCGTTCACAAAGGGAGTGTCTTGCCTCCGCACCGTGGCGACAGTGCGATCCTGACCGCCGCCCGTTTCAGGGTAGCGAGAATGCGCGCGGACTTCAGACCCGCAACCACACCGCGGTGTCGTGAGGGAGAACTCCCGCTACCGGCGCCGACGCGAGCAGCACGTCGGCGTGGGGCAGGGCAAGACCTTCGTCCGACATGTTCACGAGTACGCGCACATCGCCCACCGTGAAGTCCAGCACGTCGTCAGGGGACTCATTCCACGCGACGTTCGCGGTGCCAAGGGCGTGATCGCGACGCACTCTCAGCGCCTCCTTGTACATCTCGAGCGTCGATCCCTCGACGCCCACCTGGACGGAGGCCGCGTACTCGGCCCACGACGCCGGCTGAGGCAACCACGATGCGCCAGTGGGGGAGAAGCCGTACGCTGGCGCGTCGGCTTCCCACGGCAGCGGGACACGACAGCCATCGCGCCCGTAGATGCCTTCTGGCGTGCTGAAGAAGGTGGGGTCCTGGCGGGCGCTGTCAGGGATGTCGATCGCTTCAGGGAGGCCCAGTTCCTCACCCTGGTAGAGATACGCCGAACCGGGAAGGGCCAGCATGACGAGCGTGGCGGCGCGGCCCCTTGCGAGCGCGGGCTCCTCGTCAGGGCGGTCGGCGCTCTTGGGCCCGATCCCGATGTTGTGGGGTAGCGGCTCCTTGACCGCCAGCCGCATGGGGTGGCGAATCGTGTCGTGGTTGGACAGCACCCACGTTGACGGCGCGCCGACTCCGGCGAAGGCCGCGAGTGACTCGTCGATCACTGCGCGCAGTTCGACTGCGTCCCACGGGGTCATCAAGTAGCCAAAGTTGAAGGCTTGGTGGAGTTCGTCATGCCTGACCCAACGGGCCATCTTGCTAAGCGGCGTGACCCACGCCTCGGCGACCAGCGCGCGATCGCCGTCGTAACTGTCGGCGATGGCGCGCCATCGGCGCCAGATGTCGTGGACCTCGGTGCGACCCCAGTACGGGTGGTCGTCAGATGCCCACTCGCCGCCGGTGCGCAGCGGGTCGACCTCGTAGTCGGGCAGTTGTGGCGCCTTGGCGAGGCCGTGGGCGACGTCGATGCGGAAACCATCGACTCCTCGGTCAAACCAGAACCTGAGCACTTCGTCGAAGCGATCGGCCACCCAGGGGTTGTTCCAGTCGAAGTCGGGCTGAGTCGTGTCGAAGAGGTGCAAGTACCAAGGACCAGGTGTGCCGTCAGACTCGGTGATGCGAGTCCATGCAGGGCCACCGAACATGGAGAGCCAGTTGTTGGGCGGCTGGGACCCGTCTGGCCCGCGGCCCTCGCGGAAGATGTAGCGATCACGCTCCGGCGAACCCGGCCCGGCGGCGAGCGCCTCTTGGAACCAGCGATGCTCGCTCGACGAGTGGTTGGGCACCACGTCGACGATGACGCGAAGGCCTAGCTCGTGAGCGCGCGCGATGAGCGCATCGGCGTCTGAAAGGGTGCCGAAGAGCGGGTCGACATCGCAGTAGTCGGAGACGTCGTAGCCCGCGTCGTTCTGGGGAGACGGATAGAAGGGCGACAGCCAGATGGCGTCGACACCGAGGTCAGCCAAGTGCTGCAGGCGCGACGTGATACCTGGCAAGTCGCCAATACCATCGCCGCTCGAATCGGCAAATGACCGGGGGTAGACCTGGTAGATGACGGCGGTGCGCCACCACTCGGGGACGGCGGGGACAAGGGGCGACGTTGACATGTGACCAGCCTACGGCCGTCTCAAGCGCTCGTGCACGCGCTTGCGCTTGCCTACCAGGCGCATCATTTGGTGGCTCCAGCAGTGAGCCCGCCCACGATGTACTTCTGGAGGAAGAGGAAGAGAGCCACGACCGGAAGCGAGGCCATCACCGCTCCCGCGGCAAAGGCGCTCCAGTCTGCGTAGTTGGGGTTTGAGACCATCCGGTAGAGGCCGACGGCGAGCGTCTGCCGCTCGGGATCGATCAGGACGACGGACGCGATGACGAAGTCATTCATGCTCGCGATGAAGGAGAGCAGTCCCACGACCGCAAGAATCGGCGCGACCAGTCTCAAGATGATGGTCGTGAAGATCCTGAAGTGCCCCGCTCCGTCCACTCGCGCCGCCTCGTCGATTTCGGTGGGAATCGTGTTGAAGTAGCCGTACATGAGGTAGGTGTTCACGCCAAGAGCG
The Demequina sp. TMPB413 DNA segment above includes these coding regions:
- a CDS encoding cation-transporting P-type ATPase codes for the protein MTSWHAETIEATLDHWDVDPDQGLSDAQAADRLREHGPNQLKAAESRPWWSILVEQLRSIVVYLLAGAAILAFATARWPEGIAVSAVIAVNTAIGFVSEWKAVRSMSALREMGEHSTTVRREGSDQQIDAPQLVPGDIVIVEAGDLIPADLRVVSADRLRVNEAPLTGESVPVNKTADAVEEDAQLADRVDLLFKGTTVADGSAVGVTVATGVDTELGRISELADSAEASATPLQRRLDQLGRRLALLTMAIAVLVAAIGVLVRQQDTTLVIETSLALGIAAIPEGLPIVATIALARGMYRMAKRNALINRLTAVETLGATRVILTDKTGTLTENRMTLRAVETPMGAFTFDDDGADSEADEATKHLLTVGVLCNSARLATGEDDDAVGDPTEVALLSAGATLGIDRSDVLEHRLQTRIEDFDPRVKMMATFHEEDSGVLVAVKGAPAEVLKACSAIRGADADNGSEDLDEDKRQEWASRAEALAGEGLRILAMADKQADSDDVSPYEGLRFLGLVGLLDPPRDGVKDAIDKCQSAGIRVEMVTGDQAPTALAIAHAVGIVGDEGDPEAAVMLGKDLEADRDVDHARVLEVNVFSRVSPEQKLTLVQRYQDNGEIVAMTGDGVNDAPALKKADIGVAMGMRGTEAAKQAADMVLLDDAFNSIVAAVEHGRVVFGNIRKSVIFMLTTNVAEVLAVTAATVAGWPLPLLPLQILYLNVVTDVFPALALGVGPGSGQEMKQPPRDPQESVLNRRNWREIIGFAAVVAASVLAGLLLAQHWLGMSATEAVTVSFLTLAFSKLWFTFALRSPGSKVLRNEITRNPWVWGAIALCIVLLVAAVYVPVLSDVLQTHMLSGEAWGLVLIMSLIPLVAGQAVRQLQRRAGVQ
- a CDS encoding glycoside hydrolase family 13 protein, producing the protein MSTSPLVPAVPEWWRTAVIYQVYPRSFADSSGDGIGDLPGITSRLQHLADLGVDAIWLSPFYPSPQNDAGYDVSDYCDVDPLFGTLSDADALIARAHELGLRVIVDVVPNHSSSEHRWFQEALAAGPGSPERDRYIFREGRGPDGSQPPNNWLSMFGGPAWTRITESDGTPGPWYLHLFDTTQPDFDWNNPWVADRFDEVLRFWFDRGVDGFRIDVAHGLAKAPQLPDYEVDPLRTGGEWASDDHPYWGRTEVHDIWRRWRAIADSYDGDRALVAEAWVTPLSKMARWVRHDELHQAFNFGYLMTPWDAVELRAVIDESLAAFAGVGAPSTWVLSNHDTIRHPMRLAVKEPLPHNIGIGPKSADRPDEEPALARGRAATLVMLALPGSAYLYQGEELGLPEAIDIPDSARQDPTFFSTPEGIYGRDGCRVPLPWEADAPAYGFSPTGASWLPQPASWAEYAASVQVGVEGSTLEMYKEALRVRRDHALGTANVAWNESPDDVLDFTVGDVRVLVNMSDEGLALPHADVLLASAPVAGVLPHDTAVWLRV